The Saprospiraceae bacterium region GTCAAATATATATTAAAAGGTGAATTTGCCTTTCTGAATGATAGTTACTAGAATTCAAAAACGTTATCAGAATGCCTGATTAAACTTTTGGCTAAATTGAGGATAAGTAAAGGTACAAATGATCTCTATAATTTATAAATTGGGAGGATGCTTGATGAAAGCAATTCTGAAGCCAGGCGCTTGAAGCTCAAAGCCGAAAGCTCGAAGCTTTAAGAAGTGTCTCATAGCAAGGTCTAATTCACTTTAAAAACTTCAGCTCTTTTTCGGATATTTCCCCAAAATGTTTGAAGTTACTCATCCGATTTTCAAAAAATCAAAATATCAATCCACCTTATCCAAGCAGGTTTTCTGCGGCCTCTTCTCCGCTCACAATAGCGCCCTCCATAAATCCCTGCCAGTCGGCAAGATGCTCTCCGGCAAAATGGACCTTCATAAATGGTTGTTTGAGCACAGGCATGATCCCGAACCATTGGTTTTTTCCATAGAAGGCATAAGCCCCTTTAGAAAATGAATCGGCTCCCCAATAATATTTCAGACTTTGCTTCAGGTACTTACGTACGTCTCCAAAAGCAGGTTTGAGGGCATCCAGGATGATGGATTCTCTTTGTTCGGCATTTACGGAATTTAATACTTCAGATTTTTCTCCGATGGCATAACAGATCAGAACTCCTTCGCGATGATCCTGATTTTTTGTGGCATGATAAAAATAATGGGCAGGTGTATCCGTCACCATATCAAAATCTTCCGCTTTCCAGAATCTTTCGGAAAACACCAGCGGATACTTTCCTATACGGGCATATTGCAAAGCATTGATGGCATCGGTTTGAATAGCAGGCAGACCCGGTATCCATTTGATTTGCTGAATGGAAGCTGTTGGGAGCGTACAAATAACAGCATCTGCTGTGAAAGATGTACCGTTATCACAATCGACACGAACACCCGTTTGTTTTTCCTGTGTAATCCGGATTGCTTTGTGCCGGAGTAAAATATATTCAGCACCCACTTCATTACCGAGGGATTCTGCCAGCTTGCTGTTCCCTCCCCGGATTTTAAGATCCATTTCATTTTTCTCGCTACTCTCAGCATACTCGGCAAAAGCTGCGTAACACGATGTGTGTCTGATGCTTTCACCAAAATCCGTACTGTCCAGCAACTCTCTCAAAAACAGATCGCGTTCCTCAAACTTTTTATTGGATAAATATCTCCACCAATCCATTTTGTCCAGCTTTTTCTTTTGTTGTGGGCTAAGTTCATTCCAGATTTCGGTTTTCTTATTCCAGAATTGATCGAATTCCTGGCTGAAACCCCATTTCCCGGCAGCCTGATAAGATCCATTCAAAGTTAGATGGCTTTCAAATTGGTTGTTTTGCAATTCAAGCCCAAATTGATTACATAGGGCTATTACCCGTTCGTGGGAGGCTCCAACCCATTCTGCACCCAATTCGATAACCAGTTGATTTGCCGATTCAGGTTGGTGGGAAAATACCCGGCCACCGATCCTGTTCTTTGCTTCGAGAACAGTAATTTTAATGCCTTTGCCCTTGAGATAGTTTGCCGCTGCCAGACCGGCAAAACCCGCGCCCAGGATAATCGCAGATTTGATCTTTCTTTTGGGTTTAGTCTGGGCTGATAACCATTTCGGAGCAGCCAGGCTGATTCCTCCCAATATTCCCGATTGCAAAATGAATGATCTTCTCTTCACTGTTATAGTTTTGTTGCTAAGTTAGTGTTTTCGTGATACTTCATCAAATCTGTTCGAATACGAGGCCGAATTCAATTCATTAGATTAGTCACGCGATTTAATCATTTCTTAATATTGGCTTCACACAGAAGGCAAGGCTTCAATCTACATTTGCAGTGTAAAAAGTGTTTTTTAACGTAAAAAAGTTTGAAATGAAAGTCCTTCATCTGGTATTTCTATTTTCTTTATTGAACTTTGATGTATATGCGCAAGAATATACGGTCAATGATTCTACATGGAAAGCAATTAACAACGATCTCAAAATTCTTAAAAACATCAAAGTGAGCGGTTACCTCCAGGCACAGTATCAAATAGCTGAGGAACAGGGAATAAAATATCCCGGGGGTAATTTTGCATCCAATGTCGATAACCGGTTCTCGATGCGGCGCGCAAGGTTAAAAGTCGCTTATGTGGGCAAACCTTTTGAATGGGTTCTGGTCACAGAAAATACGGAAAGAGGGATCTCTCTCCACGATGTATATGGTTCTTACACATTTTCAAAAATTCATTTGAAATATACCGCCGGGCTTTTCCCACGTCCCTTTGGATTTGAACAATCTTATTCAACTGCCTATCACGAAGGTCCGGAACGGGTAAGGTTTTCGACAACCTTATTGCCCGCAGAAGCTGATCTGGGATGTAAACTGACCTATTCCGCTTTAAAACCAATTACACTCGAATTGGGAGTTTATAACGGAACAGCAACAGCAGCTGACTTCGATGGATTTAAAGATATCGTTGCGAGAATTTCGATTCAGAAAAAATTAAATACTTCAAATCTTTCCGGTGGCTTATCCTTTTATAGTGGAGGAGTCGTTCAAGGCAATCCTTACCGGTATTCAATATCAGAAAATGGTTCGGAGCCTGTTTTTAGTTTAATGGATACGACCAGTTTCGCCTTTGGAAGTAAAGTCAAAAGAGAATATTTGGGAGCTGATGTTCAGTACCAGTTTTCCAACATTTTAGGTACTACAACATTAAGAGCAGAATTTGTCCAGGGAGAACAGCCCGGTTCAGCAAGCAATACGGATAGTCCTAAAACAAATACAGCCCCACAAGGCGACAGTTACAGCAGAAACTTTAACGCCTTCAGTGCCTATTTCCTTCAAAAAATAGGTTCTTCCAATTTCATGTTCGTAGCCAAATACGATTGGTACGATCCAAATTCCGATGTAGAAAAAAATGAAATTGGTACATCACTTTCTAAAACAGGTGCTGCAGATGTCAAATACAGTACCCTCGGATTAGGGCTTAACTATTATTTTAAAAATATGTACATCATGTTTTATTACGACATGATCACCAATGAAAAATCAGAAAATCTGAATGGATTTCAATCGGATTTAAAAGACAATGTATTTACTATTCGCACACAATTTAAATTTTAATTAATTATGAATTTTATGAAATCTCTTATTTCTCTATTCGTATTATCAATCTTTTTGATAGCTTGTGGTGGAGGCCAGAATTCTGAAAGTAAATCCTCCAAATCAATAACCTTAAAAGGCAGCGATACGGTGTTGCCTCTCGGGCAAAAAACATCGGAAGCCTTTATGGCTGTAAACAAAGATGTATCCATCGCAGTTGTCGGTGGTGGTAGCGGCACGGGTGTAACGGCTTTGATGGACGGCAATACAGACATCGCAATGTCTTCCAGGGATCTGAAGTCAGATGAAAAACTAAAATTCCAGGAAAAACAAATGAACATTGAAATTGTAACCCTGGCAGTCGATGCGCTGGCTGTTGTGGTCAATCCTAAAAATACCGTTTCAAAATTAACCCGCGAACAGTTGGAAGGAATTTTTACTGGAACTATTACCAACTGGAAGGAACTCGGAGGTGAAGATCTGGCTATCGTGGTTTATTCAAGAGAAAATAGCTCGGGGACTTATGAGTTCTTTAAAGAACACGTCATGGATAAAAAGAATTATGCCAGTTCTGTTTTGAACATGCCTGCAACCGGAGCTATTGTTCAATCCATAAGTCAAACAGCCGGAGCAATCGGATATATTGGTTTAGCATACATGAGTCCTGAAGTTAAAGCATTGGAAGTTTCTTACGATCAAGGTACTACTTTCGTTGGCCCATCCATGGAATCAGCAAAAAATAAAACTTATCCTATTTCGAGGCCTCTTTACTATATTTACGATGTTAAAAATTCTGAAAAAGTTAAATCCTATTTAGATTATACTTTATCAGAAGCGGGACAAAAACTTGTTGAAGAAGTCGGATATATTCCAATTAACTAAACCAAAATAATTTGAAGCATTTCTTCGAAATAATAATCGAATACATCATCAAAGGCTGCGGATATATATCCGCAGTCATTGTTTTATTGATTGTATTTTTTTTATTCAGAGAGGGAGTCTTGTTTATTAATTCTTCTCCACTGGAAGACCACCATGCACTTTTTGTGCACAAAGACAATTCCGTCGTTGAATTGACCGATGTACAGGTTAAAAATTTATTCGATAAAAAGATAACCAACTGGAAAGAACTGGGTTCCTTTGATCAGAAAGTAACTCTTCTCTCTGCTGATGAAATTGATGATTTATTTACAGAAGAACAACTGGGTAAGAATTTTGAATACCTGAGTGCCTGCATAAACCATTATATAGACACCGTTCCGGGAACGATTGCTTACTTTTCAGAAAAACAACTCAGTCTTACAGCAGGTATCAGACAAGTCGCCATTCACAAAATAAGTTTGTGGAAATTTTTATCGGGAAAAGAATGGTTTCCAACCGCAAAACCTGCTGCCATTATGGGCACCTTTCCATTGATTCTGGGTACTTTATTGGTGAGTTTGATAGCCATTCTGATAGCACTTCCTCTCGGACTCGCCGCAGCCGTGTATCTGGCAGAGATTGCAGATGAAAGAGTACGGAAAATTTTAAAACCGGTGATTGAGTTGTTGTCAGGGATCCCATCTGTTGTATATGGCTTTTTTGGATTGGTCATCATTGTTCCATTCATTCAAGATTTTTTTAACCTACCGGTTGGAGAGACTGCATTGGCCGGCAGTATATTATTGGCGATCATGGCCTTGCCTACTATAATTACAGTTTCAGAAGATGCCATCAGAACATGTCCGATTGCGATTAAAGAAGCCAGCCTGGCTCTGGGTGCTTCACACTGGCAAACCATTTTCAGAGTTATTATTCCTTATGCTTCCAGCGGTATTACGGCGGCAGCAATACTTGGAATTGGAAGGGCGGTTGGTGAAACTATGGCAGTACTTATGGTGACCGGCAATGCGGCGCTGATTCCGACATCATTGACACAACCTGTACGAACGATTCCGGCAACCATTGCCGCAGAATTGGGTGAAGCTCCATTTGGAGGCTTGCACTTTAAAGCCTTGTTTGCTTTGGGATGTATGCTTTTTCTGATTACACTTGTCACCAATTTACTTGTAGAACGGATATCTAAAAAACAAAAACTCAACTAAGCTTATGTTGCAATTTCCGTTACAGGTAGACCGCTCAAAAAGAATTCAGCAATCGATTGCCTTTTGGGTAGCCCGGGGTATTGCAATGATCATCATTGGCATCTTGTTTTTAATCTTGTTTTTTATTTTTAAAAGAGGCATTGGAGTTCTCAGTTGGGAATTTCTGACAGAAATGCCATTAGATGGCATGACCAAAGGAGGAATTCTTCCGGCGATTATTGGTACTTTGTATTTGGTACTTTTAAGCATGTTGATCGCTTTTCCGGTGGGTGTTCTTTCGGGAATATATGTAAACGAATATGCTAAAGATGGTTCGTTGAAGCGATTTGTCAAAGTCATGACCAACAACCTGGCAGGAATCCCATCCATTGTGTTTGGATTGTTTGGAATGGCTTTATTTGTGAATCAACTGGGATTTGGTGCATCTATTCTTGCCGGTTCCCTGACCTTAGCGCTTCTGGCCCTGCCCCTGATCATCAGAACAACCGAAGAAAGTTTAAAATCCGTGGATGATACTTTCAGACATGCCAGTTATGCCTTGGGAGCCAGTAAACTATACACCATTCGAAAAGTGGTTTTACCAATTGCCTTTCCGAACATCATAACCGGATTGATTTTAAGTATAGGCAGGGTCTCGGGCGAAACAGCTCCTATATTGTTTACAGTGGCTGCGTATTTTTTACCGAAGTTGCCCCAGTCCATCATGGACCAGGCTATGGCCCTTCCTTACCACCTGTATGTGATTTCTACAAGCGGAACAGATATTCAGTCTTCCAGACCTATTGCTTACGGAACGGCTGTTATTTTAATCCTGATCGTTTTAATCGTTAATCTGATTGCCAATTACCTGCGAAATTATTTTAGCAAAAAAGTAAAAATGAAGTAAGCCTATGTCGCATAAAATAGAAACTAAAAATGTGCATCTCCATTACGGCGACTTTCATGCATTAAAAGGAATTAGTATTCAAATTCCCGAAAAAACAGTTACCGCATTGATTGGTCCCTCAGGATGTGGAAAATCAACCTACCTCAGATTATTCAACCGGATGAATGACCTGATTGACGGAATTAAAATCGATGGAGAAATTCTGATCGATGGAAAAGACATTTACAACATTCAAGTATCTGAAATAGACAAGCTCAGAAGAAACGTAGGTATGGTTTTCCAAAAACCCAATCCCTTCCCTAAAAGTATTTTTGAAAATGTAGCTTACGGACTTCGGGTAAACGGAATTTCAGATAAAAGTCTTATTGAAACACAGGTTGAAAAAGCATTAAAGCAAGCAGCTTTATGGGAAGAAGTGAAAGACAAGCTCAAAAAATCTGCTTTTGAACTCTCCGGAGGACAACAACAAAGGCTTTGTATCGCCAGGGCTATGGCCATCGAACCATCTATTTTATTAATGGATGAACCAGCTTCGGCTCTCGATCCGATCTCTACAGGCAAGATCGAAGAACTGATCTACGAGTTGAAAAATAATTTTACCATTTTAATAGTTACCCATAATATGCAACAGGCAAGTAGAGTTAGTGATTTTACGGGATTCTTCCTGCTGGGTGAGCTGATCGAATTCGATGAAACCAAGAAAATTTTCAGGAATCCTGAAAAACAACAAACCGAAAACTACATTACAGGCCGATTTGGATAAACCCAATAATTGAAAATACCATGTTACACGTTGAAAATGAAATCCAGGAATTAAAAGACAAGTTGATCAATATGTGGGATGCGGTCATCAATCAACTTGAAAAAACGCAACAGACCCTCCAAAATGGTGACCGGGATCTTGCTTTAGCTATACAGGCAGCAGAAAGAAGGATCAATGCCTACGAGCTCAGCATTGACAGGATCTGTGAAGACTTTATTGCACTTTTGCAACCCGTCGCTTCAGATCTGAGGTTTGTACTGACTACATTAAAAATCAATACAAATCTGGAGCGCATTGGCGATATCGCCTGTGGAATCTCAGAATTTATATCCGATCAGGATACCGAATTCAATCTCGAGATCATCAAACATTTGGAGGCAGACAAAATGCTTTTACTCGCAATCGAAATGGTGAAAAATCTCCGCGAAGCCTATATTCTTGAAAATACCCTCAAAGCCAGAACCGTATACAAACGCGACCGAATGCTCGACAAAATAAACGATGTCGCAAGTTACAGGGCAATTGAATGTCTGGATAAATATCCAAAACTCAGAAGAGAAACCTTACATGTTTTGTCAATGGTCAGAAAAATTGAACGCATCGGAGATCAGGCAAAAAATATAGCCGAAGAAATTATTTTTAACATCGAAGCCAAAGTCATCAAACACAAACGCAAGGAGAAGGACAAGGAGGAGTAAGGGGAAGTTGGCAGTTGGCAGTTGGCAGTTTGCAGTGAGCAGTTATCAGTGAGCAGTCAGCAGTTGGCAGTTGATAGTTGATGGGACTAACATACGTTAGTTAGTTTAGGGAAGAGAGTTCTATCAATGGAATCGAAATATATCTTTAGGCTTTTCGCTTCAAGCTTTTTCGCTGAATTCAATTCCCCCACCCTAAAAGCCTAAAAGCCTAAATCCCGATAAAATTGCATAATATTTTAGTAAAGAAAAAGTTAGCTTTATTTTATCGGGACTAAAAGCCTAAAAGCCTAAAAGCCTACATGCCTAAAAGCCTACATGCCTAAAAGCCTACACCCCTTCTCCCCTTTAACCTTTCCTCTTATACGTTCCGTCAAAATACTTTTGAAAAACATCATCCCATAGGAAATGTGCGACTTTTCTGCCCATTTTTAAACCTTCTACATTATCGGCCTGAATGTGGTAACCTCCCAGAACCCTTGAGATTCCAGCCATTTCTGCAGTTGCCGTAAAAGTTGGCAAAGGCAGGGAAACAGGATCTCCGGGTGTTTCGGTGATAATACCGCAAATTCGGTTTTCTGTTTCTCCAAAATCATCGCTACCTGTAAACAACTCCAATATTTTTGCGCATGCCCCACTGACTGTGCTGTGTCCGGAAACATAAGCCGGAAATGGAGGTGAAACAAAATCTGCCGGTGAGTAAGGATGCCATCTTTCAGCCGGAATATCCAGCGTTCCTTTATCAGGTCCACCCCAGCCTTTTATTGTTTGACCTTTATAGTATTGTCTAACTAAGGTCCAGGGTCGCGAGCTGTCGTAAAATCTTTTTGTTTCCCAACATGCTATAAAAGCATCCATAGCTGTTAAGGCTACGACAAAATACATTTTTACGTCGCGATCCAAATCGTTATGATCTCTAAAGGAAACTAATTGCGCAAATCGGAGCCAATGACCTGCCTGTCCTGTCGAACGTGGACCATCTCGCATAAATTCTATGGTTGATTTCCTGGTGTGATCCAAATTGGCATTAAAATCAATACACTCGTCCACCTCCTTCTTCAATTGTTCGCTTCCGTATTTTGGATATTCAGGCGCACGAAACTGTGAAGAGGATTTTAGTCCAAATGGCTGGACTCGATACCAGTGAGGCGTTAAAAAATTGACTAAAAAGGTGTCCCCATTATTTTTTACAAATGGAAGTGGGTGCCAACGGTCGGGATCAATGACCTTTTTATAAGTGTTTACTGGTCTGTAATACGTATAATCCGAATAAGGTTTACCATCTGAACCGGGTTCGTTACCCAGCTGATTGGCACCATCCTGATGCCGTTTTTTTAGCAATTCCCTGGCAATGAGGTTACCTATACCTTCAGGCTTGGTTTTATCAAGTGTATAATTTTTAGGATCATAACCCATTTTTTGAAATTCTTCCAAAATCTGCTTTTTATCTAAAGGAAATTGGTCAATCAATACATGCAACATGGCATAACTGATCGCCTTTTCCTTGTTCTTTTTGGTTCTCTCTGAAGCAGGCCTTCTCAATTTTGAACCGTATAGACTATTTACAGCTTTGGCATCATAGCACGCCCATGCATCGTACATGGCATTCATCGCGATGCCTAACTGTCGGGCTTGAATGGTAGGCTTGGCACCATAACGGTCCACATCATTAGCAGTTACTTCCAATGCAATATCAAGCCATTTATTGGCTAAACTGGGTTTAAAGACCTTCTCTTTTTCATTTTGTCCGCTTACTGAGAAATGACAAATAGAAATCAAGCTTAACAGCGCTAAACGAATTTTCATATGTTTTATTAATTTGTTTTCTTATGACTCGACATGTCTATAAACCGGAATTTAAACCAAGACTGAACCAAAAAAAAAACTCAGTCATCTAAACCCATGCAAAACCTTGATATAATTATTTAGATGACTGAGGACGGGTTCCAAAACTATTTGAAATCACTGGATAAAAT contains the following coding sequences:
- the phoU gene encoding phosphate signaling complex protein PhoU, whose product is MLHVENEIQELKDKLINMWDAVINQLEKTQQTLQNGDRDLALAIQAAERRINAYELSIDRICEDFIALLQPVASDLRFVLTTLKINTNLERIGDIACGISEFISDQDTEFNLEIIKHLEADKMLLLAIEMVKNLREAYILENTLKARTVYKRDRMLDKINDVASYRAIECLDKYPKLRRETLHVLSMVRKIERIGDQAKNIAEEIIFNIEAKVIKHKRKEKDKEE
- the pstB gene encoding phosphate ABC transporter ATP-binding protein; protein product: MSHKIETKNVHLHYGDFHALKGISIQIPEKTVTALIGPSGCGKSTYLRLFNRMNDLIDGIKIDGEILIDGKDIYNIQVSEIDKLRRNVGMVFQKPNPFPKSIFENVAYGLRVNGISDKSLIETQVEKALKQAALWEEVKDKLKKSAFELSGGQQQRLCIARAMAIEPSILLMDEPASALDPISTGKIEELIYELKNNFTILIVTHNMQQASRVSDFTGFFLLGELIEFDETKKIFRNPEKQQTENYITGRFG
- a CDS encoding phosphate ABC transporter substrate-binding protein, translated to MKSLISLFVLSIFLIACGGGQNSESKSSKSITLKGSDTVLPLGQKTSEAFMAVNKDVSIAVVGGGSGTGVTALMDGNTDIAMSSRDLKSDEKLKFQEKQMNIEIVTLAVDALAVVVNPKNTVSKLTREQLEGIFTGTITNWKELGGEDLAIVVYSRENSSGTYEFFKEHVMDKKNYASSVLNMPATGAIVQSISQTAGAIGYIGLAYMSPEVKALEVSYDQGTTFVGPSMESAKNKTYPISRPLYYIYDVKNSEKVKSYLDYTLSEAGQKLVEEVGYIPIN
- a CDS encoding FAD-dependent oxidoreductase, coding for MKRRSFILQSGILGGISLAAPKWLSAQTKPKRKIKSAIILGAGFAGLAAANYLKGKGIKITVLEAKNRIGGRVFSHQPESANQLVIELGAEWVGASHERVIALCNQFGLELQNNQFESHLTLNGSYQAAGKWGFSQEFDQFWNKKTEIWNELSPQQKKKLDKMDWWRYLSNKKFEERDLFLRELLDSTDFGESIRHTSCYAAFAEYAESSEKNEMDLKIRGGNSKLAESLGNEVGAEYILLRHKAIRITQEKQTGVRVDCDNGTSFTADAVICTLPTASIQQIKWIPGLPAIQTDAINALQYARIGKYPLVFSERFWKAEDFDMVTDTPAHYFYHATKNQDHREGVLICYAIGEKSEVLNSVNAEQRESIILDALKPAFGDVRKYLKQSLKYYWGADSFSKGAYAFYGKNQWFGIMPVLKQPFMKVHFAGEHLADWQGFMEGAIVSGEEAAENLLG
- the pstA gene encoding phosphate ABC transporter permease PstA, giving the protein MLQFPLQVDRSKRIQQSIAFWVARGIAMIIIGILFLILFFIFKRGIGVLSWEFLTEMPLDGMTKGGILPAIIGTLYLVLLSMLIAFPVGVLSGIYVNEYAKDGSLKRFVKVMTNNLAGIPSIVFGLFGMALFVNQLGFGASILAGSLTLALLALPLIIRTTEESLKSVDDTFRHASYALGASKLYTIRKVVLPIAFPNIITGLILSIGRVSGETAPILFTVAAYFLPKLPQSIMDQAMALPYHLYVISTSGTDIQSSRPIAYGTAVILILIVLIVNLIANYLRNYFSKKVKMK
- a CDS encoding vanadium-dependent haloperoxidase — its product is MKIRLALLSLISICHFSVSGQNEKEKVFKPSLANKWLDIALEVTANDVDRYGAKPTIQARQLGIAMNAMYDAWACYDAKAVNSLYGSKLRRPASERTKKNKEKAISYAMLHVLIDQFPLDKKQILEEFQKMGYDPKNYTLDKTKPEGIGNLIARELLKKRHQDGANQLGNEPGSDGKPYSDYTYYRPVNTYKKVIDPDRWHPLPFVKNNGDTFLVNFLTPHWYRVQPFGLKSSSQFRAPEYPKYGSEQLKKEVDECIDFNANLDHTRKSTIEFMRDGPRSTGQAGHWLRFAQLVSFRDHNDLDRDVKMYFVVALTAMDAFIACWETKRFYDSSRPWTLVRQYYKGQTIKGWGGPDKGTLDIPAERWHPYSPADFVSPPFPAYVSGHSTVSGACAKILELFTGSDDFGETENRICGIITETPGDPVSLPLPTFTATAEMAGISRVLGGYHIQADNVEGLKMGRKVAHFLWDDVFQKYFDGTYKRKG
- the pstC gene encoding phosphate ABC transporter permease subunit PstC, translated to MKHFFEIIIEYIIKGCGYISAVIVLLIVFFLFREGVLFINSSPLEDHHALFVHKDNSVVELTDVQVKNLFDKKITNWKELGSFDQKVTLLSADEIDDLFTEEQLGKNFEYLSACINHYIDTVPGTIAYFSEKQLSLTAGIRQVAIHKISLWKFLSGKEWFPTAKPAAIMGTFPLILGTLLVSLIAILIALPLGLAAAVYLAEIADERVRKILKPVIELLSGIPSVVYGFFGLVIIVPFIQDFFNLPVGETALAGSILLAIMALPTIITVSEDAIRTCPIAIKEASLALGASHWQTIFRVIIPYASSGITAAAILGIGRAVGETMAVLMVTGNAALIPTSLTQPVRTIPATIAAELGEAPFGGLHFKALFALGCMLFLITLVTNLLVERISKKQKLN